The nucleotide window GGGGGGGCAAGCATGCTGATCAGGGACATGCGGTACATGTGGTCGGAGATGGATTCGCCCCTGAAACAAAATGTGTCAGTCTGGTCTCACAGAGTCAACACTGTTTGGAGCAACCCACCTGTTGATTCCAAATCGCCGCCACCCCTCGCGCTTGTTCGtcttcagcttctcgagAATGTGGAAGAAGGCTAGCGGTGAGGTTGTACCCTCGGTAGGCTTGTCGCCTGGAAGCGCATCGAGAACTTTGTCTACGGTCCACTCGCCCTCAACTTGGGGAAGTTGTACTTCGGCCACGTCTGTCCAGTCCAAAGATAAGCATCTGAGTGGCATGCGCAAGGAATTCTGGGTGTCGAAACCTACCTGGAACAGCATCATGGCCGTTTGCGGACACTCCATTCGAGCCGTTCTCCTTGGCGCTTGGAGACATATCTTGGCCCTGGTGTGTGTACTCGAAAAGGGCAGAATGGCGGAAGTGGCAGAATCACCCCAGCTAAGTTGGGTGGGCGTTGACACAGTAAACCGTGAGGGCGTCGGCGTGGAAGAACGAGCCAAACGTCAGAAGAAGTAGGGTATTTGATGCAAAAATCTCTTCTGTCACAGAACAGCAGGCAGTGGGCTTGTTTATACCTTTTCGCAAGAGAGGAAAACAAAGAGAAGCTGGCAGCAACCAAGAGTCAGATGAAGCCCCAGATCTGGGTGCAGCTGTGGAGCCCTACACCGCTGGCGGCCGGCATCTCAGCAGCCCCACGTCAGCGGCACTGGGCGATGAATTCAAGGCCCTGAAAAGACAGGGGGGTTTTGCTACCACAGCGGCCCAGCGCGGGCTGTTGGCATTTCCAATTCGGTGCCTGAGAGAGGCACGGCCGGATCGGCTCGGGCCCCGGAAGATGGACGGGATGGAGATCACTGAACCCTTTCAGTGGATGCAGATTTGTGTGATGTCACCAGCCCTGCAAGTTAGGCTGCAACTGGCCATATTCTCCGGATTGCACGCACCTTCATGCGACTTTGATCTTGACCTTCTACTTTTGATTCAAATTGCTCTCATACACCACATCACCCCATCACTCCATACACCATTGCGAAAATGGGTCAACTTTCGATCTTGAGTCACATTCGGTGTGGGCAGCAGCATTCGCAAGTGATGTTCAAGTCATCTTCGACCTCCAGTCGGCCCGGAACCCAGTTGGCAGCCGAGACCTGCCTTTAGGAAGGTTATCAAGTTGTCTCGTTTTTGGCTCCATCTCGTGGCTATTTGCAGAATCTCACTCAACACTCACTCTACCGGCCGAGAGATTTGTTTGAAACTCCGCAGGCTAATGACCACTAACTTCGAAGTCCAGCATCTTCCAAAATCATGTCGGCCCCCTTCTCACCAATAGCATAAACCGTAGCCTGCAAATGCGCGCTGATATGCAGCGGCATCACGCTTGCATCGATCACTCTCAAGCCCTTCACGCCGTACACCCTGAGCCGttcatcaaccacaccgCCTGCCTGCCCAGCACGACCGCCCATCGCACAGGTCCCTATCGGATGCCAGTCTGTGATGGTATTCTCAACGATCCATCCTCTCAGGTCTTCATCCGAGACCACTGCcgatgaaggagaagcaggacCGGCGATGATATTCTTCAATGGCTTAGTCGAGCAAATCTTCTGCGCAAACTTGGCACCATGCAGCATAATCTCAAGGTCGAGCTCCCCATGAGGACCAACATAATACTGCGGATCAATCACCGGCTGTTGGTGCGCGGTGGCCGGTACCCCATCAGCGGTTAATCCATCTTTAGGATCGATATGGATGGACCCTCTCGAGTAGGGATACtgcagcaccaacagcatGGAGCAGTATCTCTTGCCCTCTTCCTTAGGCGCAAACGACGGGTTCCAGTTGCCGAGATCAAAGACGAATTCGACTTGGCCGAGCTGTTTGTCGGTGTCGAACCTGCTAGAGAGGATAGACGTTTGCTCGGCGCCAAAACGATCCAACTGTTGGGACCTGGACGAGAGCGAAGCCACATCTTCTTCGGGTGCCAGCTTGGAAACGGGAAGATATGCCATCGAGCAGGGGAGGACGGTCAAACGACCggacttttctttttggtatTGCTCGtaggcggtggcggcgattTCTTCGATGAACAGGTCGTCTGGATGGGGGAGCTTGGGGTCCACTTCGAAGACCGTTGGGAGCACTGGTGGTGATCAGCGACAGACATACTCAACGTTACAGTAGGACTTACTGATATGTTCCTGCAGGTTTTCACCCACGTTTGGACTCTCAACCTTTAACGGAATTCCCGCAGCACCCAGAACATCAGCCCGGCCAACACCGGACAACTCCAAAAGCTGTGGTGACTGGACGCTGCCTGCTGACAGGATGACCTCTCGAGCAGCTGAGGCGACATATTGCTTCCCGTAATGACTGAACCGCACGCCAGTAGCAGCCCATTCCCCGTCCTTATTATCCAGAACGACTTGCTCAACGAGAGCCTCAGTAAGGATATGCAGATTCGCAGGCGGCATCAAGCAGTAATGAGTCGCATATGATCTTGTGGCGGTCTCTGGGTTGACGGCCACAATGGTAGTCCACACACCCACATTTGATCCGTTCAAATGAGCTGGATTTGACTCGACCCCCACCTCGTTGAAGGTTGCATGCCACAGAGCATGCGAAGGCGAGAAGTCTCGAGTGTATGAGACATTGATGGGCCCATCTTCCCCCAGGAAGCTGTTTGGCTCGTTGTACGAGGCCTGGTGGTTGTCCTTAAAGTTCGGCGGAGGCGGGTGGAATCGTTCTGACCTTTTGAAGTAAGGGCTGTCCACCCGTCAGTTCTCAACTCACGCCTGTCATAGCCGAAAGATGCTTACAGGAGAgaatcccacccccaaccatcattccccagctcctcccagGCATTATAATCCTCCTTGCTTCCACGATTCCAAGTCATATAATTCAGCGCACTTGATCCGCCTAGGACCTTCCCCCGGTTCCATGGGAGAGTTCGTCCGCCCAGACCGGGCTGGGGCGTGGTCTGGAAGTGCCAGTCGTAGGGTCCTCCCAGTGCTCGGCCAGAGTAGGCTGGGATGTCAATGTTGTCGTCGCCATAACCGCTTTTCCCTGCTTCGAGGACGccgatggtgagggaggggatttcGGCTAGACGGGAGGCGACGACGAGACCAGctgtgccgccgccgatgatgaGGTAGTCGAacttgatggaggagaaCTCCTGGGCGTCGGTTGAGGTAGCCATTTTCTCAGATTTCTCTTATCACGGCTTAAAATTGAATGCAAAGAGGTAGTGAGACGAACGTCGTCGGGGGGGCCAGGCTGTCAGTACTGTCGTTCCCGTTTTCTCATATTGGAATTCTCCAACAAATGTCCACACTCATATCTAACGTCTCGGCAATGAGCACTATTCCCATCTCTCCCCCTCTGTCGCACAAACCCCCAACCGCAGCACCATGTCACATCACCTCTGCAGCACATGTGGGGTAACACTGTAACCCCCCTTCTCTATTCGACATAACCCATCAAATAGTCGACCTTTTGTGGCGTCTTTTGCGGCTGACAACCCCAACAGTTGCCGTTCAGAGCAGGTTACCAAGACTTACTAGACCTGATATGCCGGGGTGTCTAACCCGGTGAGAGCGTAGTGGTGGTTACATAAGTGTGATACAGTGTTACACAGACGTTCAGGTGCAGGTTGCGATCGGTTCGGTTGGTCAATCACAAGGAGGGAGTAGAACCAACGACATGGAGCCGAGATGCAGGGAAGATACCCCGCTCGGtgggtgatggcgatggcttaCAATCTTTGAATGCTGGGGTTGGAGCTGTTGGTTGGTATCACCTACCTTTGACGTGGCGTATCTCACCGCTGGGATAAGGCTGGGGTAAGGGGTGATAAGGTCGCGTCTCCCAAGTCTCATCAGGCCAGCTCGTGGTGCCAGCATTttttcaacatcatccaacTTGGATGACATCCAAGCCAAAATGACAACCCCCGATCTTGAGAAGCAGcaggctgctgccaccaccgcaacaacaccagcagatcccaccaccaaatcaatctcctccactgacaccccccaacaacaacaaccccaaaatgCTTCTCCTTTCAAGGTTCCCCATTTTTTGATcaagatcaacaacaccctcgaATCCCTCTCCGGCTTCGAAGCCCGCGGCATCACCCGCGTCCTCCCCTCCGAACGgcaacctccctcccacctcgcAGACGCCCAGGTATTCCTCCTCTGGTTCGGGGCCAACATCTCCGTCAACAACCTCGCAGTGGCCCTTCTCGGACCATTAGTCTTCCAGCTTGGTTTCACCGACGCGGCATGGAGCGCTATTGTTGGAGCCTTTCTTGGGAGTTGTTCCACCGCATACATGAGTATCTGGGGACCGGCAAGCGGGAACAGAACAATGGTTATCGCGAGGTATTTCATGGGTTACTGGCCTAGCAAGATACCGACAGCGTTGAACATtgttttgatggtggggtaTATCACCTTGAGTTACATCATTGCGGGACAGATGTTATCTGCGGTGAGCGGGGGGAGTTTGACGATTGTGGTTGGGATTGTGGTTAGTGCTTTGGTTTGTTGGGTTGTGGCGGTTTTTGGGATGAGGGTTTTTCATTTTTATGAACGGTAAGTTCCTGTTTGGAGATGGGAACGGGAGACAGCAGCTGATGGAAAAACAGGTTCGCGTTGATACCCCAGATATTGGTCCTCTTCGCACTTATCGGGTGTGCGGGACCGTATTTTGACACCACGATTGAGTCCCAGGGAGATGGGACGGCCATTGCGGCGAACAGGCTTAGCTTTTTGAGCCTGTGTCTTTATGTGCCCAACtcgtgggcggcggcggcgagtgATTACTATGTTTACTACCCTGAGAGCACGCGCAAGAGGAAGATCTTTTGTTTGACGCTGTTTGGGCTTTGGACGTCGTTTAGTCTGGTTTATATGATGGGGATTGGGCTTGCGACTGGTGTGACGCATCATACTGCTTGGGCGGAGGCGAATGCTATTTCTGCTGGGGCGTTGATTGTGGCTGGGTTTGAACCATTGAAGGGGTTCGGATTGTTCTGCTCTGTTATTGTGGCGTTGGGAATCATCGCGAATAGTATCCCCGGGTGTTATTCAGCGGCGTTGGGCTTTCAGGTTCTGGGGAGGCACTTCAAGGTTGTGCCGAGGTGGGTGTGGACTTGTACGGTGGTCGTCCTGCAGACTGTGCTGGCTTTGGCAGGGAGGGAGCATTTGTTTGTGCTGTTCCAGAACTTCCTCGCGCTGATGGGGTACTGGGTAGAGTTTATGATTTTGATCTTTGTGTTGGAGCATGTGCTGTTTAGGAGGACTAGAGGGTTTGACTGGGCGAGGTGGGAGGATAAGAGTTATTTGCCGGTTGGGTGGGCTGCGCTGGTTGCTTTCTTGTTGGGCTGGGTCGGGGCCGTGTTGGGGATGTACCAGATTTGGTATACCGGGCCATTGGCGGTGCTGGCAGGAGCGAGCGCGGGGGGTTGTGATGTgggtgtttgggttgggtgtggGTTTGCTTTGGTGAGCTTTCCTCCgttgaggtggttggagTTGAGGATTATTGGGAGGTAAAGGACAGGGGGATATGGTGTTCCgtgtggttgatggaggcTGATCATAGAGGCTCAATCCACATCAAGCTTGCATCAAATCGGAGACCACACACGATTTCCATCGGGTATGGTGTAGCGGTAACATCGTTGACTCTCACTTCTCAGAAGTGTCTgttctctcaacagccccgggtTCGACTCCCGGTATCCGAGTCTCAATTAATTTTTGCGTTTTTGACCATTTTTTGAGGTGTGCCCTTCAGTTTACTGAAGTctttcattttctttttgtcagCTCAGATGAAGTTGCTACGGCTCAGATGAACCAGCCAACTTCCTGCAGGTGCGGTGACAGTGTTCTTGACCGCCAAAGTGGGTCCTGACCCTGGCGCAATCGCGACATCGAGTCGCGTGCGGGGCTGGACCGTCCACCGCTGTCTCACTTCCCTCCTTCAATCTTCTGTTAACATTGAGAATTGGCAAAGCCAGGGGCGCAATGTCTTCTGCTCTTGAGAGCGGGCAGAATTCTGCCAGATCAGATACCATCATATACAGTCGTTGTCATCGACCGAGGTGAAGACGCGGTCTTCTGTCGGGCGGTTCGGGGATCAGTCAGCGACAAGGTCTCCTGCGACTGCTCGCGCTTTGATCACTCCGCATCATCAGGCAGGGCCTCAATCTCAGTCTCCAGCCATCTCAGCAAAATATCCATCTTCAACACGGCGAACCACTGGCCAACATGACCGCCTCAACACCCAACCTCAAGCCGGCGGGGTACGGAACcgcctcttcgtcctcctctggctcatccaccccccaaccatcACGCTCTCCCAAGCAGAACATCGCCCccgtcagcatcatcaatAATACCGACGTCGAGTCCCCTCTCCTATCCCCCAAATCCAATAATCCCCTCTTATCCAACCCCCAGAGCCTCAGCCAAGAGCACCAGATTGAGTCCAGATCCCTCCAAAAGGGCCTCTCCCAACGCCATCTCTCCATGCTGGGAATAGCAGGGTCCATCGGCACCGgtctcttcctcggccttggcggGGCAGTTTC belongs to Podospora bellae-mahoneyi strain CBS 112042 chromosome 6, whole genome shotgun sequence and includes:
- the TPN1 gene encoding Vitamin B6 transporter (COG:P; EggNog:ENOG503NVJX) encodes the protein MTTPDLEKQQAAATTATTPADPTTKSISSTDTPQQQQPQNASPFKVPHFLIKINNTLESLSGFEARGITRVLPSERQPPSHLADAQVFLLWFGANISVNNLAVALLGPLVFQLGFTDAAWSAIVGAFLGSCSTAYMSIWGPASGNRTMVIARYFMGYWPSKIPTALNIVLMVGYITLSYIIAGQMLSAVSGGSLTIVVGIVVSALVCWVVAVFGMRVFHFYERFALIPQILVLFALIGCAGPYFDTTIESQGDGTAIAANRLSFLSLCLYVPNSWAAAASDYYVYYPESTRKRKIFCLTLFGLWTSFSLVYMMGIGLATGVTHHTAWAEANAISAGALIVAGFEPLKGFGLFCSVIVALGIIANSIPGCYSAALGFQVLGRHFKVVPRWVWTCTVVVLQTVLALAGREHLFVLFQNFLALMGYWVEFMILIFVLEHVLFRRTRGFDWARWEDKSYLPVGWAALVAFLLGWVGAVLGMYQIWYTGPLAVLAGASAGGCDVGVWVGCGFALVSFPPLRWLELRIIGR
- a CDS encoding hypothetical protein (CAZy:AA3; EggNog:ENOG503NWDN; COG:E); amino-acid sequence: MATSTDAQEFSSIKFDYLIIGGGTAGLVVASRLAEIPSLTIGVLEAGKSGYGDDNIDIPAYSGRALGGPYDWHFQTTPQPGLGGRTLPWNRGKVLGGSSALNYMTWNRGSKEDYNAWEELGNDGWGWDSLLPYFKRSERFHPPPPNFKDNHQASYNEPNSFLGEDGPINVSYTRDFSPSHALWHATFNEVGVESNPAHLNGSNVGVWTTIVAVNPETATRSYATHYCLMPPANLHILTEALVEQVVLDNKDGEWAATGVRFSHYGKQYVASAAREVILSAGSVQSPQLLELSGVGRADVLGAAGIPLKVESPNVGENLQEHIMLPTVFEVDPKLPHPDDLFIEEIAATAYEQYQKEKSGRLTVLPCSMAYLPVSKLAPEEDVASLSSRSQQLDRFGAEQTSILSSRFDTDKQLGQVEFVFDLGNWNPSFAPKEEGKRYCSMLLVLQYPYSRGSIHIDPKDGLTADGVPATAHQQPVIDPQYYVGPHGELDLEIMLHGAKFAQKICSTKPLKNIIAGPASPSSAVVSDEDLRGWIVENTITDWHPIGTCAMGGRAGQAGGVVDERLRVYGVKGLRVIDASVMPLHISAHLQATVYAIGEKGADMILEDAGLRS